From the genome of Moritella sp. F3, one region includes:
- a CDS encoding GNAT family N-acetyltransferase — MEVVAYSPEYLPALRALYMVTRTSTFTWLDSSGYQIKDFDEHITDDTLYLAIADGKLLGFIAVYEPDNFIHHLFVAEDSQGIGVGTRLLTMLSKLNGRPQILKCMVKNEKALQFYLRKSFVEVGKGTGSVGDYLVLKSKSKSKSKSNRIKVGRSQP; from the coding sequence ATGGAAGTGGTCGCATATTCACCTGAATATTTACCGGCATTACGTGCGTTGTATATGGTGACGAGAACGTCAACATTTACGTGGCTAGATAGCAGTGGCTACCAGATAAAAGATTTTGATGAACATATCACCGATGACACTCTTTATTTAGCTATAGCGGATGGCAAGTTGCTGGGCTTTATTGCCGTTTATGAGCCAGATAATTTTATTCATCATTTGTTTGTGGCAGAGGATTCACAAGGCATTGGTGTGGGAACGAGATTGTTAACCATGCTGAGTAAATTAAATGGCAGACCGCAGATATTAAAATGCATGGTGAAGAATGAAAAAGCGCTGCAATTTTATCTGCGAAAAAGCTTTGTTGAAGTGGGTAAAGGCACGGGAAGTGTAGGGGATTATTTGGTATTGAAAAGTAAAAGTAAAAGTAAAAGTAAAAGTAACAGGATTAAAGTAGGCCGTAGCCAACCTTAA
- a CDS encoding LysR family transcriptional regulator, giving the protein MRSTDDFLIFYHLIEQGSFSKAADIVGLTKSVVSKHITRLEKEMGVQLIFRTTRKLTLTEAGKVFFEHARTIYQSVQGAVDAMNGLGDSLSGSIRLTVPTVSGEIILAEAIADFSASYPDIHIHMDLDNSFVDLIDNNFDLAIRTGALQDSSYIARRLVQAQWVICASPTYLAKNGTPKRPQDLDKYNCLAYSQQESGANEWLFKGREADYSVKISGNFSANNSAALRKAALFNLGLIYVPKVLVADDLQSGTLVEVLPQQVAKSLGIYAIYPYTKLQPLKVKLFIEHIYQFYQRQADNFS; this is encoded by the coding sequence ATGCGAAGTACCGATGATTTTTTAATTTTTTATCACCTAATAGAGCAAGGTTCTTTTAGTAAAGCGGCTGATATTGTTGGTTTAACGAAGTCAGTGGTGAGTAAACACATCACCCGTTTAGAAAAAGAGATGGGTGTACAGCTGATCTTCCGTACCACGCGTAAGTTAACATTAACGGAAGCGGGCAAAGTATTTTTTGAACATGCCAGAACCATTTATCAATCTGTGCAAGGTGCCGTTGATGCCATGAATGGGCTAGGGGATAGCTTATCGGGTTCAATTCGCTTAACTGTGCCGACCGTGTCTGGCGAAATAATATTAGCGGAAGCGATTGCAGATTTTAGTGCTAGTTATCCCGATATTCATATCCACATGGATTTAGATAATAGCTTTGTTGATTTGATTGATAATAACTTTGACTTGGCTATCCGCACTGGTGCGCTGCAAGACTCGAGTTATATTGCGCGGCGTCTGGTGCAAGCGCAGTGGGTGATCTGCGCATCACCAACCTATTTAGCTAAAAACGGCACTCCAAAACGTCCTCAAGATTTAGATAAGTACAATTGCTTGGCTTATAGTCAGCAGGAAAGTGGCGCGAATGAATGGCTATTTAAAGGCCGAGAAGCAGACTACAGCGTTAAGATCTCGGGTAATTTCAGTGCCAATAATTCGGCGGCATTACGCAAAGCGGCGTTGTTTAATTTAGGCCTGATATATGTCCCTAAAGTGCTGGTGGCCGATGATTTACAATCGGGTACTTTAGTTGAGGTATTACCGCAACAAGTGGCTAAATCATTGGGCATTTACGCTATTTATCCGTATACCAAATTACAGCCATTAAAAGTGAAACTGTTTATTGAACATATCTATCAGTTTTATCAACGCCAAGCTGACAATTTTAGTTAA
- a CDS encoding FAD-binding and (Fe-S)-binding domain-containing protein — protein MSDPYHVLISKLRQSIDDKCIITDPTLTLAYGTDASFYRLIPKLILQLANLDEVVLVIKACYDLAIPVTFRAAGTSLSGQALSDSVLIMLTSDWREHKVLNNGKQIWLQPGIIGAEANKILAPYQRKIGPDPASINTCKIGGIAANNSSGMCCGTAQNSYQTLAGMTVVLADGTVLNTLDSYSVAQFKISHKDMLDDLTQLAQACKDNVVLADKIRHKYRLKNTTGYSLNSLTDYSDPIDVLQHLFIGSEGTLGFIADVTYNTVIDHSFKATGLYLFADIEQTCLAVSELANTSVAAVELMDNRALNSVADKPGMPSFITQLAADNNTEAAALLIEIHAESDADLNQQVIQVNTLIDQLNPTEAVEFSTDTKVYNQLWAIRKELFPAVGAVREVGTTVIIEDVAFPIEQLAPAVRDLEVLFKKYNYDEAIIFGHALAGNLHFVFTQAFETEEEITRYSGFMDDVAQLVAVEYQGSLKAEHGTGRNMAPYVELEWGSEGYALMQDIKRIFDKTGILNPGVILNDNKDSHITDLKVMPAADDIIDKCIECGFCEPVCPSRELSLTPRQRNTVYREISRLQRSQEDPVRLAELEKSFKYLGIDTCAATGLCAERCPVDINTGDLIRKLRQQHSPIANVIARWSSDHFAGLTSATQASLTVANGIHSVLGTKTMRTVTKATHKLSGGAVPLWTPSMPRAAGKVKRLASNNELALAHKKVVYFPSCAARNMGTAKNAMDNRPLADVTQAVLQKAGIEVIMPSKLSEKCCGMPYKSKGFVDTALSKSQQLEAALWEASEQGKLPVLMDTSPCASTSIELMTKDIAIYEPFRFVAEFVMEHVDITPQAEPVMLHVTCTSRKQGLASVMEKVSRACATEVIIPEDIQCCGFAGDKGFTTPELNASALSPLARQVPSNCSEGYSNSRTCEIGLSEHSGIEYRSILYLVDKVSEKRVG, from the coding sequence ATGTCTGACCCGTATCACGTATTAATTAGCAAATTACGCCAGTCCATCGATGATAAATGTATTATCACCGACCCTACGCTAACTTTAGCTTATGGAACGGATGCCAGCTTTTATCGCTTAATACCAAAGCTGATCTTACAACTGGCTAATTTAGACGAAGTGGTATTGGTCATCAAGGCTTGTTATGACCTCGCTATTCCAGTGACATTTCGCGCAGCAGGTACCAGTTTATCAGGGCAAGCACTGTCAGACTCTGTGCTTATTATGCTTACATCAGATTGGCGCGAACATAAAGTACTCAACAATGGTAAACAAATCTGGCTACAGCCGGGTATTATCGGTGCTGAGGCCAACAAGATATTAGCCCCTTATCAACGTAAGATCGGGCCCGATCCAGCTTCTATCAACACCTGTAAAATTGGTGGTATTGCAGCAAACAATTCATCCGGTATGTGCTGTGGTACAGCGCAAAACAGCTATCAAACCTTAGCGGGTATGACAGTGGTATTGGCTGATGGCACAGTACTAAACACGTTAGACAGCTATAGCGTCGCGCAATTTAAAATCAGTCATAAAGACATGCTCGATGATCTAACCCAACTTGCCCAAGCCTGTAAAGACAACGTCGTATTAGCAGATAAGATCCGCCACAAATACCGCCTTAAAAACACCACAGGTTATAGCCTTAATTCGTTAACCGATTACAGCGATCCGATTGATGTATTACAGCATTTATTTATTGGCTCAGAAGGCACGTTAGGCTTCATTGCTGATGTTACTTACAATACGGTGATCGACCATAGCTTTAAAGCTACAGGTCTGTACTTGTTCGCAGATATTGAGCAAACCTGCTTAGCCGTGAGCGAACTTGCTAATACCAGTGTTGCGGCTGTGGAATTAATGGATAATCGCGCTTTAAACTCGGTTGCAGATAAACCGGGTATGCCAAGCTTTATTACTCAACTTGCTGCTGACAATAATACCGAAGCAGCTGCGCTACTCATTGAGATCCACGCAGAAAGTGATGCAGATTTAAACCAGCAAGTGATCCAAGTTAACACCTTAATTGACCAACTGAATCCAACCGAAGCAGTCGAGTTTAGTACGGATACCAAGGTATATAACCAACTGTGGGCGATCCGTAAAGAGTTATTCCCTGCCGTCGGTGCCGTGCGAGAAGTCGGCACGACAGTGATAATCGAAGATGTCGCCTTCCCTATCGAACAGCTCGCACCAGCAGTACGCGACCTAGAAGTTTTATTTAAGAAATATAATTACGATGAAGCGATCATTTTCGGCCACGCCCTCGCGGGTAACTTGCACTTCGTGTTCACCCAGGCTTTTGAAACAGAAGAGGAAATAACTCGTTACAGTGGTTTCATGGATGATGTGGCGCAACTTGTTGCTGTTGAATATCAAGGTTCACTAAAAGCAGAACACGGTACAGGCCGTAATATGGCGCCGTATGTCGAGCTTGAATGGGGCAGTGAAGGTTATGCCTTGATGCAAGACATCAAACGTATCTTTGATAAAACTGGTATTTTAAATCCCGGCGTGATCTTAAATGATAATAAAGACAGTCACATCACTGATTTAAAAGTGATGCCTGCGGCAGATGATATTATTGATAAATGTATCGAATGTGGTTTTTGTGAACCGGTTTGTCCATCACGGGAGTTATCGCTGACACCACGCCAACGTAATACCGTATACCGTGAAATCAGCCGTTTGCAACGCAGCCAAGAAGATCCTGTGCGCCTTGCTGAGTTAGAAAAGTCATTTAAATATCTCGGCATTGATACCTGTGCCGCAACAGGGTTATGCGCAGAGCGTTGCCCTGTTGATATAAATACTGGCGACTTGATCCGTAAATTACGCCAACAGCATTCTCCTATCGCTAACGTGATAGCTCGTTGGAGTAGTGATCATTTCGCCGGACTAACAAGTGCAACCCAAGCTAGCTTAACCGTCGCTAACGGTATTCACAGTGTATTAGGGACTAAAACCATGCGCACTGTGACCAAAGCAACTCACAAGCTCAGCGGTGGTGCGGTGCCATTATGGACACCAAGCATGCCGAGAGCAGCAGGTAAAGTGAAGCGATTAGCTAGCAATAATGAGCTAGCTCTGGCACATAAAAAGGTTGTTTACTTCCCTAGCTGCGCCGCACGTAATATGGGCACAGCCAAAAATGCCATGGATAACCGCCCACTGGCTGACGTGACTCAAGCTGTTCTACAGAAAGCTGGTATCGAAGTCATTATGCCAAGTAAGCTATCTGAAAAATGCTGTGGTATGCCATATAAGAGTAAAGGATTTGTGGACACTGCACTGAGTAAATCACAGCAGTTAGAAGCAGCGCTTTGGGAAGCGTCAGAGCAAGGTAAATTACCTGTGTTAATGGATACCAGTCCATGTGCTAGCACTAGTATTGAGCTGATGACCAAAGACATTGCCATCTATGAACCTTTCCGCTTTGTGGCAGAGTTTGTAATGGAACATGTGGATATTACCCCACAAGCAGAGCCTGTGATGCTACATGTGACTTGTACTTCACGTAAGCAAGGTTTAGCTAGCGTGATGGAGAAAGTCAGTCGCGCCTGTGCAACAGAAGTAATTATTCCAGAAGACATCCAGTGTTGTGGTTTTGCTGGTGACAAAGGCTTTACGACGCCCGAGTTAAACGCATCGGCACTATCACCATTAGCGCGCCAAGTCCCGAGTAATTGCAGCGAAGGTTATTCCAATAGCCGAACTTGTGAGATTGGCTTATCCGAGCACAGTGGCATTGAGTATCGCTCTATCTTGTATCTGGTAGATAAGGTAAGTGAGAAGCGAGTAGGTTAA
- the aqpZ gene encoding aquaporin Z, whose translation MALTKKLGAEFIGTFWLVLGGCGSAVLAAAFPDVGIGLLGVSLAFGLTVLTMAFAIGHISGCHLNPAVSIGLWSGGRFSAAELGPYILAQVLGGIAGAATLYVIASGQAGFDASAGFASNGYGEHSPGGYTLIAALVTEIVMTFMFLIIILGVTDKRAPAGFAPIAIGLGLTLIHLISIPVTNTSVNPARSTGVAIFQGDWAMSQLWLFWVAPIVGAILAGLVYRWFESDEQEQQA comes from the coding sequence ATGGCATTAACAAAAAAGCTCGGTGCTGAGTTTATTGGTACATTTTGGTTAGTCCTTGGTGGTTGTGGTAGTGCGGTATTAGCAGCGGCATTTCCTGATGTGGGCATTGGTTTATTAGGTGTGTCACTGGCCTTTGGTTTGACAGTATTAACAATGGCATTCGCGATTGGCCATATCTCAGGTTGTCATTTAAATCCAGCTGTTTCAATCGGACTTTGGTCTGGTGGTCGCTTTTCTGCAGCTGAACTTGGGCCTTATATTTTAGCACAAGTGCTAGGTGGCATTGCCGGTGCAGCAACTTTATATGTCATTGCCAGCGGTCAAGCTGGATTTGATGCCAGTGCTGGTTTCGCCTCGAATGGTTATGGTGAACATTCTCCGGGTGGTTATACCTTAATTGCGGCATTAGTGACTGAAATCGTCATGACGTTTATGTTCTTGATTATTATTTTAGGCGTAACGGACAAACGTGCTCCAGCTGGCTTTGCACCGATTGCCATTGGTCTTGGTTTAACCTTGATCCATTTAATTAGTATTCCTGTTACCAATACTTCAGTTAACCCTGCACGTAGTACTGGGGTGGCTATTTTCCAAGGTGATTGGGCTATGTCACAACTGTGGTTATTCTGGGTTGCCCCAATTGTTGGTGCGATATTAGCAGGTCTTGTTTACCGTTGGTTTGAATCCGATGAGCAAGAGCAGCAAGCTTAA
- a CDS encoding benzoate/H(+) symporter BenE family transporter: MNSVILNRVNMGFIAALVGFTSSIALIYQAATNLGADLVMVSSWVFALGLGMGITSIGLSIYYRTPLLIAWSTPGAALLITSTQGFSINEAVAAFIFSASLITLSGISGLFEKLMNRVPLQIASAMLAGILLSFGIEVFNVMNQSPLLVGLMFISFLISKALAPRFAMLTILIVGIASAWLQGLFVIPELSWSLGQLVYVEPEWNIAALINIGLPLFLVTMATQNMPGIAILKAHGYHAPVSKLMTVTGVTNILIAPFGGFGINLAAITAAICMSEDADKDPKKRYWAAASAGAFYLLMGLCALSLMTLFKAMPTALIMALAGIALFSTIGGSLQHAFIESPYKEAALMTFLVTASDFTLWNIGSALWGVVAGLVTISVTALLATKKGS, encoded by the coding sequence ATGAATAGTGTCATTTTAAACCGCGTAAACATGGGCTTCATTGCAGCTTTGGTCGGTTTCACCAGTTCTATTGCCCTTATATATCAAGCTGCCACCAACCTCGGTGCTGACTTAGTCATGGTTTCAAGCTGGGTTTTTGCGCTAGGACTTGGTATGGGCATCACGTCTATTGGCTTATCTATATATTATCGCACGCCGCTATTAATCGCCTGGTCTACACCGGGAGCGGCATTGCTCATAACCAGTACTCAAGGTTTTAGTATTAACGAAGCTGTCGCCGCTTTTATTTTCTCAGCCAGCTTGATTACACTGTCGGGCATATCAGGGTTATTTGAAAAATTAATGAACCGCGTGCCATTACAAATAGCCAGTGCCATGTTAGCAGGGATCTTACTGTCTTTTGGTATTGAGGTATTCAATGTCATGAATCAGTCTCCGCTACTCGTCGGTCTAATGTTTATCAGCTTTTTGATAAGCAAAGCGCTTGCGCCTCGTTTTGCCATGTTGACTATTTTAATTGTCGGGATAGCCTCTGCATGGTTACAAGGACTGTTTGTCATACCTGAGTTATCGTGGAGCTTAGGACAACTGGTCTATGTCGAACCTGAGTGGAATATTGCAGCACTCATCAATATCGGTTTACCGCTATTTTTAGTCACGATGGCAACCCAAAATATGCCCGGCATTGCAATTTTGAAAGCCCACGGTTACCACGCGCCGGTATCCAAATTAATGACGGTAACGGGCGTAACCAATATCCTCATCGCGCCTTTTGGTGGTTTTGGTATTAATTTAGCCGCGATCACAGCCGCAATATGTATGTCAGAAGATGCCGATAAAGACCCCAAAAAACGTTACTGGGCAGCAGCCAGTGCGGGGGCTTTTTATCTATTAATGGGGTTATGCGCGCTAAGTCTGATGACCTTGTTCAAAGCAATGCCTACAGCCTTAATCATGGCGTTGGCGGGGATAGCCCTGTTTTCCACTATTGGTGGCAGTTTACAGCATGCCTTTATTGAATCACCTTATAAAGAAGCCGCACTGATGACCTTTTTAGTCACCGCGTCAGACTTTACCTTATGGAATATAGGATCGGCATTGTGGGGGGTTGTTGCAGGATTAGTCACCATCTCAGTCACAGCATTGCTTGCAACTAAAAAGGGGTCGTAA
- a CDS encoding helix-turn-helix domain-containing protein, with translation MPLIAVSIVIGIITIIAISFTRGIIINIHASLGSRLKAARSNKGWSLDKTSQHTGVSKAMLGQIERGESSPTVVRLWNIANGFELPLSYFLTDLGLATTQTSVSTNTLENNEHDIKIVTLFPYDAVTKIEVFQITLDPQRQHISAPHNAGVIEHIIAVDGAMEYYLARAADGTEQEWHRLQQGERIKFNADQHHGYRNMTDKPMTIHNIICYT, from the coding sequence GTGCCATTAATCGCAGTTTCTATCGTGATTGGTATCATTACTATTATCGCTATTTCATTCACAAGAGGCATTATTATTAATATTCATGCATCGCTCGGTTCTCGTCTTAAAGCCGCGCGCAGTAATAAAGGTTGGAGCTTAGATAAAACCAGTCAGCATACTGGTGTATCTAAAGCGATGCTCGGACAAATCGAGCGCGGCGAATCGAGCCCAACGGTGGTGCGATTATGGAATATAGCTAATGGTTTTGAGTTGCCGCTGTCTTATTTTTTAACCGACTTAGGGCTGGCGACAACTCAGACGTCTGTATCTACAAATACGCTAGAAAATAACGAGCATGATATTAAGATTGTGACGCTATTTCCTTATGATGCGGTGACTAAGATTGAAGTGTTTCAGATAACGTTAGACCCGCAACGTCAGCATATCTCGGCGCCACATAATGCGGGTGTGATAGAGCACATCATTGCAGTTGATGGCGCGATGGAATATTACTTAGCGCGAGCTGCGGATGGTACTGAACAAGAATGGCATCGCTTGCAGCAAGGCGAACGTATTAAATTTAACGCAGACCAGCATCACGGTTATCGTAATATGACTGATAAACCGATGACCATTCATAACATCATCTGTTATACCTAA
- a CDS encoding GNAT family N-acetyltransferase, with protein MFTLNIGPDLQLAIIQPSFAGRYLDIVTEERAYLSKWLRWATHAHNEAFFLEFVRKSLQGYAEGKSMTCALIYQHTVVGNVSFNNIDEELKKVEVGYWLSQKYQGMGIMTKAVSFLIEYAFSELNMDKVEICTAAENTASRRVCERLNMSLEGIISNYENINGDIIDHAIYGIHRTDLR; from the coding sequence ATGTTTACACTAAATATTGGTCCTGATTTACAGCTAGCTATCATACAACCGTCATTTGCGGGACGTTATTTAGATATCGTCACTGAAGAGCGGGCATATTTATCTAAATGGTTACGATGGGCGACACATGCCCATAATGAAGCCTTCTTTCTTGAATTCGTGCGTAAGTCATTGCAAGGTTATGCTGAGGGGAAATCAATGACGTGCGCGTTGATTTATCAGCATACTGTGGTGGGTAATGTCAGTTTTAATAATATTGATGAAGAATTAAAAAAGGTCGAAGTAGGCTATTGGTTAAGCCAAAAATATCAAGGTATGGGCATCATGACCAAAGCGGTCAGTTTTTTAATCGAATACGCATTCTCTGAGTTAAATATGGATAAAGTCGAGATATGCACGGCAGCTGAAAATACCGCCAGTCGCAGAGTATGTGAACGTTTGAATATGAGCTTAGAAGGCATCATCAGTAATTATGAAAACATCAATGGCGACATCATCGATCACGCTATTTATGGCATCCACCGTACCGATTTGCGCTAA
- a CDS encoding phage regulatory CII family protein codes for MDSNLMDNFLTTLHAHSKDIGITKIYNEVLKMNGTKVSSGTFSNKFTPTSKEHKLTLTEFMSVMKVLELDDSGRHVSVFTDMLEVFNLKCDKHYVEPNVCINYKSISNALVGTSKEHGDVSNEIHEALKNNKISPTEIIKIKKEINDEIDALVKLKAILIKASNSNELIK; via the coding sequence ATGGATAGTAATTTGATGGACAATTTTTTAACCACATTACATGCACATTCAAAAGACATAGGGATCACTAAGATTTACAATGAAGTATTAAAAATGAATGGCACGAAAGTCTCATCAGGTACATTCAGTAATAAATTCACACCGACATCTAAAGAACATAAATTAACGCTAACAGAGTTCATGTCGGTAATGAAAGTTTTAGAATTAGATGATAGTGGGCGTCATGTCAGTGTATTTACAGATATGTTAGAAGTTTTCAACTTGAAGTGTGACAAACACTACGTAGAACCGAATGTCTGTATAAATTATAAATCAATCTCAAATGCATTAGTCGGAACAAGTAAAGAACACGGTGATGTATCCAATGAAATACATGAAGCCCTAAAAAATAATAAAATTAGCCCTACTGAGATAATAAAAATTAAGAAAGAAATAAATGACGAGATTGATGCGTTAGTCAAATTGAAAGCTATTTTAATTAAAGCAAGTAACTCCAATGAACTCATAAAATAA
- the nudC gene encoding NAD(+) diphosphatase, protein MLKYTEMLLDRASNQRKSPEWLASQKNNDSRWVLIHTDQNYFSQADSSALFLTFDAVQHLDLTDAVFLGLDERTASTPYFALDLTHVDEALVAVFLLEGEFRDLRKMTVMLDNPSASLMALARGLAFWHRSHCFCGRCGIVNKPVAAGHARLCTNPDCQHQTFPRTDPAVIMVVRKLFADGIERCLLGRQVEWPEGVYSTLAGFVDPGETLETAVAREVMEESGIRVTNVQYLASQPWPFPSSIMLGFIADACSDDIQVDKHEIDDARWFSRAELQSFGEWGDDAPGFKVPRVDSVSRYLIDHWVSLGE, encoded by the coding sequence ATGCTTAAATATACTGAGATGTTACTCGACCGTGCATCGAATCAACGTAAAAGCCCTGAGTGGCTAGCAAGCCAAAAGAATAATGATAGCCGTTGGGTATTAATTCATACAGACCAAAACTATTTTAGCCAAGCTGATAGTTCAGCACTGTTTTTAACATTTGATGCTGTTCAACATCTTGATTTAACTGACGCTGTATTTTTAGGATTGGATGAAAGAACTGCCAGTACGCCTTACTTTGCGTTGGATTTGACCCATGTGGATGAAGCGTTAGTTGCAGTATTTTTGCTTGAAGGTGAGTTTCGCGATCTACGCAAAATGACGGTGATGTTAGATAATCCATCCGCTTCATTAATGGCGCTAGCTCGAGGTCTCGCTTTTTGGCATCGTTCACATTGTTTTTGTGGTCGTTGTGGCATCGTGAACAAGCCTGTAGCGGCAGGGCATGCACGTTTATGTACTAATCCTGATTGCCAGCATCAAACTTTTCCGCGTACCGATCCTGCTGTGATCATGGTGGTGCGTAAATTATTTGCCGATGGAATTGAGCGTTGTCTACTAGGACGCCAAGTTGAGTGGCCAGAAGGTGTATATTCAACGCTAGCGGGTTTTGTTGACCCAGGTGAAACATTAGAAACAGCAGTCGCGCGTGAAGTGATGGAAGAGTCGGGGATCAGGGTCACTAATGTGCAGTATTTAGCATCACAACCTTGGCCGTTCCCGTCATCTATCATGCTCGGTTTTATTGCTGACGCCTGTAGCGATGATATCCAAGTCGATAAACATGAAATTGATGATGCGCGCTGGTTCTCCCGAGCAGAATTACAATCGTTTGGAGAGTGGGGTGATGACGCGCCTGGTTTTAAAGTACCTAGAGTTGATTCGGTTTCACGTTATTTAATTGATCACTGGGTTAGTTTAGGCGAGTAA
- a CDS encoding bifunctional diguanylate cyclase/phosphodiesterase gives MGLSDKGLKTQEQPICFTWRFEAEWPVLSVTKNIEQFGYTAASFQSKLYLFSDIIHPDDRKRITAEADTLLAANTESFKQDYRIITHSGEIRDVCVYSGVLKPGDHTILYSIVHDKTLQRQAEAALVKSEQQFRTAIETTSEGFLIFDNHFNITFANHALCQLTGYKLAELKANSLIYYITPEFKHIFTPSLNKLGIQRHWHEDFIIRHKHGQPLNVRLTATAMDDGCGFSAFISNITAHKKAEVQLQKLSRAVEHSASSIMITDKHGIIEYINPRFCEVTGYSESEAIGQTPSIISTKETPPACHEELWSTILAGKNWHGETFNRTKLGAYYWSLMSISPVMDDQGEISHFISVSEDITTQKDQQIKIEKIALYDPLTGLANRRLLYDRLNQSAEILHRQKDAGIGVIMLDLDHFKTINDTYGHDVGDELLKEVAHRLTDCVRSEDTVSRPGGDEFMILLQDVFAPEIIKPVAQKILKSLRRGINIEPYTFHITCSIGISIAPLHSHESKTLLKYADLALYKAKNCGRNNFQFFDTSMHVKHLEISRR, from the coding sequence ATGGGATTATCAGATAAAGGATTAAAGACACAAGAGCAGCCAATATGTTTTACCTGGCGCTTTGAAGCTGAATGGCCAGTCTTATCTGTCACTAAAAATATTGAGCAGTTTGGCTATACCGCTGCGTCATTCCAGTCTAAATTATATCTGTTTTCCGACATTATCCATCCCGATGATAGAAAGCGTATAACTGCAGAAGCGGATACTCTATTAGCAGCTAATACAGAATCGTTTAAACAAGATTATAGAATCATCACCCATAGCGGTGAAATCCGAGATGTATGTGTTTATTCCGGCGTCCTTAAGCCTGGCGACCACACTATATTGTATTCTATCGTCCATGATAAAACCCTGCAGCGCCAAGCCGAGGCAGCCTTAGTCAAAAGTGAACAGCAATTTAGAACCGCGATTGAAACGACATCGGAAGGTTTTTTGATCTTTGATAATCACTTCAATATCACTTTTGCCAATCATGCTCTGTGCCAGTTAACCGGGTATAAACTCGCTGAATTAAAAGCCAACTCTCTCATTTATTACATAACCCCTGAATTCAAACATATTTTTACACCATCTTTGAACAAGCTAGGTATTCAACGGCATTGGCATGAAGATTTTATCATTCGACATAAACATGGCCAGCCGTTAAATGTACGTTTGACAGCGACAGCTATGGATGATGGCTGTGGATTTTCTGCTTTCATTAGCAATATTACCGCCCATAAAAAAGCAGAAGTACAACTGCAAAAGCTCTCAAGAGCTGTCGAACACAGCGCCAGTTCTATTATGATCACCGATAAACACGGCATCATTGAATACATTAACCCGCGGTTTTGCGAAGTAACGGGCTACAGTGAATCAGAGGCTATTGGGCAGACCCCGAGTATTATCAGTACCAAAGAAACGCCACCGGCATGCCATGAAGAATTATGGAGCACCATACTTGCAGGTAAAAACTGGCATGGTGAAACCTTTAATCGGACTAAACTCGGTGCGTATTACTGGTCACTGATGTCGATCTCTCCCGTGATGGATGATCAAGGTGAGATAAGCCATTTTATTAGTGTCAGTGAAGACATCACCACACAAAAAGATCAGCAGATTAAGATAGAGAAAATTGCCCTATACGATCCGTTAACAGGATTAGCTAATCGACGTTTATTGTATGATCGCCTAAATCAATCAGCTGAGATCTTACATCGCCAAAAAGACGCGGGGATCGGAGTCATCATGCTTGACCTAGATCACTTTAAAACCATTAATGATACCTATGGTCATGACGTGGGTGATGAGTTGTTAAAAGAGGTTGCGCATAGGCTCACTGACTGCGTGCGTTCAGAAGACACCGTTTCTCGCCCTGGTGGGGACGAATTCATGATCTTACTGCAGGATGTATTTGCGCCAGAGATTATTAAACCTGTTGCACAAAAGATCCTGAAGTCTCTTCGTCGTGGTATCAACATTGAACCATACACCTTTCACATCACCTGTAGCATCGGGATTAGCATCGCTCCATTACATTCCCATGAATCGAAAACATTACTGAAATATGCCGATCTAGCCCTTTATAAAGCCAAAAATTGTGGCCGTAATAATTTCCAGTTCTTTGACACTAGTATGCATGTGAAACATCTAGAGATAAGTAGAAGGTAA